One genomic region from Evansella sp. LMS18 encodes:
- a CDS encoding RimK family alpha-L-glutamate ligase: MSKIYVIHENNEWTDHLTKRLEELELPYELWHLDEGTVDLSSEPPEGVFYSRMSASSHTRGHRFAPELTRSVLAWLERHGRKVFNGTRALQLEVSKVEQYMELNKFGIRTPKTTAAVGKEQILKAAEKFEGSPFITKHNRAGKGLGVQLFQTVATLKEYVNSPDFEEPLDGITLIQEYIESPEKYITRCEFVGGKFLYAVEVDTSEGFELCPAEACRIDDLFCPAGEEAPQQKPMFQIVEDFNKPVIQQYEELLAANGIQVAGIEFIRDKDGVIYTYDINTNTNYNSEAEAAAGKYGMLELAKFLGSELKVTQPV, from the coding sequence ATGAGCAAAATCTATGTAATTCACGAAAATAACGAGTGGACAGACCACCTGACGAAACGCTTAGAAGAATTAGAGCTTCCATATGAGTTATGGCATCTGGATGAAGGAACTGTTGACCTGAGCAGTGAACCGCCGGAGGGAGTATTTTACAGCAGAATGAGCGCTTCTTCCCATACGAGAGGACACCGGTTTGCGCCTGAGCTTACGAGAAGTGTGCTCGCTTGGCTTGAAAGGCATGGTCGTAAAGTATTTAACGGGACGAGGGCGCTGCAGCTGGAAGTCAGTAAAGTGGAACAGTACATGGAGCTCAACAAGTTCGGTATTCGTACTCCTAAAACGACAGCAGCGGTTGGGAAGGAACAAATTCTTAAAGCTGCGGAGAAATTTGAAGGATCACCGTTTATTACCAAACATAACCGGGCAGGGAAAGGATTAGGAGTTCAGCTTTTCCAGACTGTTGCAACATTAAAGGAATATGTTAACAGCCCGGATTTTGAAGAGCCGCTTGATGGTATAACTTTAATCCAGGAGTATATTGAGTCTCCGGAAAAATATATCACACGCTGTGAATTCGTTGGCGGGAAATTCCTTTACGCGGTTGAAGTGGACACTTCAGAAGGTTTTGAACTCTGCCCTGCAGAAGCGTGCAGAATCGATGATCTTTTCTGCCCTGCAGGTGAGGAAGCTCCTCAGCAAAAACCAATGTTTCAGATTGTGGAAGATTTTAACAAGCCGGTTATTCAGCAGTATGAAGAACTTCTTGCTGCAAATGGCATCCAGGTTGCCGGAATTGAGTTTATCCGGGATAAAGACGGTGTGATATACACGTATGACATTAACACAAACACAAATTACAACTCAGAGGCGGAAGCTGCAGCAGGAAAATATGGAATGCTTGAGCTTGCAAAGTTCTTAGGCAGTGAGCTGAAAGTAACGCAACCGGTTTAA
- a CDS encoding LLM class flavin-dependent oxidoreductase encodes MKFGFWLPIFGGWLRNVEDENMPPTFDYAKEVIQSAEKWGFDTTLIAELYLNDIKGPEEDSLEAWSTAAALAAVTDKIEIMTAVRPGFHNPAVTAKMAANIDRISNGRFTLNVVSAWWEEEAKQYNGVFTEHDERYERTKEFIDILKGMWQEETFSYDGKYYQIKDAKLSPKPAQQPNPVLYAGGESPKGKEVISSVMDAYVMHGGTVQEVEKKISDMAARRKQTGNDPFQSFGMAAYVICRDTEEEALEELARITDVKDVSGYAGFKDFTSKSQLEQEIQLKDYSVSNRGLRPNLVGTPEQIADRILEYEAAGLNLLLLQFSPQLEEMKRFSEDVIPLVEKKRNQASV; translated from the coding sequence TTGAAGTTCGGATTTTGGCTGCCGATATTCGGCGGGTGGCTCAGAAATGTAGAAGATGAAAATATGCCTCCCACGTTTGATTATGCAAAAGAAGTTATTCAGTCAGCAGAAAAGTGGGGATTTGACACAACTTTAATCGCTGAACTTTACTTAAATGATATAAAGGGCCCGGAAGAAGATTCTCTGGAAGCCTGGTCCACAGCTGCAGCATTAGCTGCTGTTACTGACAAAATAGAAATTATGACTGCAGTACGGCCAGGGTTTCATAACCCGGCGGTTACTGCCAAAATGGCGGCGAATATTGACCGGATTTCTAACGGAAGATTTACCTTAAATGTGGTATCAGCCTGGTGGGAAGAGGAAGCGAAACAGTATAACGGTGTTTTTACAGAGCATGACGAGAGATACGAACGCACAAAAGAATTCATCGATATATTAAAAGGGATGTGGCAGGAGGAAACTTTCAGCTACGACGGAAAGTATTATCAAATTAAAGATGCAAAGCTTTCACCGAAGCCAGCGCAGCAGCCTAATCCTGTTTTATATGCCGGAGGAGAGAGCCCGAAAGGCAAGGAAGTGATTTCTTCCGTCATGGATGCCTATGTAATGCATGGGGGAACTGTTCAGGAAGTGGAGAAGAAAATAAGCGATATGGCTGCGCGAAGAAAACAAACAGGAAATGATCCTTTCCAGTCGTTTGGGATGGCAGCGTATGTCATCTGCCGGGATACAGAAGAAGAAGCACTGGAAGAACTGGCGCGGATTACAGATGTTAAGGACGTTAGCGGTTATGCCGGCTTTAAGGATTTTACAAGTAAATCACAGCTGGAACAGGAAATTCAGCTTAAAGATTATTCTGTGTCTAACCGTGGCCTCAGGCCGAATCTTGTAGGCACGCCTGAACAAATTGCTGACCGGATTCTTGAATATGAAGCCGCAGGCCTGAATTTGCTGCTCCTTCAGTTTTCGCCCCAGCTGGAAGAAATGAAAAGATTCAGTGAAGATGTGATACCATTAGTAGAGAAAAAGCGTAACCAAGCATCTGTATAA
- a CDS encoding metallophosphoesterase, with product MKIVVISDTHVPKRSKRLPRRLLKELKTADQIIHAGDWQSVAVYEQIKEFATLHGVYGNVDGKDLKSMLPEKQLLRLNGWTIGVTHGHGDRKTTEKRVVEAFQEEKPDVIIFGHSHIPYLKTVNKMILFNPGSPTDKRRSPYFSFGILRLGEEIQAEHVFFK from the coding sequence ATGAAAATTGTAGTTATTTCTGATACGCATGTACCAAAAAGAAGTAAAAGACTTCCACGGCGACTTTTGAAAGAATTGAAAACGGCTGACCAGATCATTCATGCGGGGGACTGGCAATCAGTTGCCGTATATGAACAAATAAAGGAGTTTGCAACTTTACATGGGGTGTATGGCAATGTAGATGGCAAAGACCTTAAGTCAATGCTTCCTGAAAAACAGCTTTTAAGATTAAATGGGTGGACTATTGGGGTTACTCATGGTCATGGGGACAGGAAAACAACGGAGAAACGGGTTGTGGAAGCGTTCCAGGAAGAAAAACCTGATGTAATCATATTCGGCCATTCCCATATTCCTTATTTAAAAACTGTTAATAAAATGATTCTCTTTAATCCAGGTTCCCCAACAGATAAACGGAGAAGTCCTTATTTTTCATTCGGTATTTTAAGGCTCGGTGAGGAAATCCAGGCAGAGCATGTATTTTTTAAGTAA
- a CDS encoding heavy metal translocating P-type ATPase produces MANKETTLKISGMSCAACATRIEKGLSRIEGVEEANVNFALERSKVVYDPEKTNTQDFEQKIEKLGFKVMNEKTEFDISGMTCAACANRIEKRLNKIDGVASANVNFALETASVQYDDSSVTPNDMVETIKKLGFKLIPKQEEEAKTDHKEKEIERQTGKFIFSAILTLPLLWSMVTHFEFTAFIYMPDMFMNPWLQLALATPVQFIVGAQFYVGAYKALKNKSANMDVLVALGTSAAYFYSIYLGWSWYNAGATGMPDLYFEAAAVIITLIVLGKLFEVRAKSRTSQAIQKLLGLQAKTANIIRNGEELVIPVEEVLAGDTVIVKPGEKVPVDGEVIEGRSAVDESMLTGESIPADKAEGDEVIGATINKNGVLKIKATKVGKDTALSQIVKIVEEAQGSKADIQRLADKVSGIFVPVVVLIAIAVFFIWYFVVAPGNFGAAIIPVISILVIACPCALGLATPTSIMAGSGRSAEIGVLFKGGEHLENTQGIQTVVLDKTGTVTKGEPELTDVIPAEGFQKEDLLMFAGSAEKNSEHPLAQAIVNGVKNQGVELFESAEFEAIPGHGIKAVVNGKKVLAGTRKLMNQHSVSVSDAETEMERLEREGKTAMLIAVDGIFAGVVAVADTVKETSKTAIQRMHDLGLEVIMLTGDNKRTAEAIAAQVGVDKVIAEVLPEQKSEEIVKLQKQGKKVAMVGDGINDAPALAVADIGMAIGTGTDVAIEAADITLMRGDLNSVADAIEMSRRTIRNIKQNLFFAFLYNTSAIPIAAAGLLAPWVAGAAMAFSSVSVVLNALRLQKVKLAKQEG; encoded by the coding sequence ATGGCAAACAAAGAAACAACGTTAAAAATATCCGGCATGTCTTGCGCGGCATGTGCCACAAGGATTGAAAAAGGACTTTCCAGAATCGAAGGTGTGGAAGAAGCGAATGTGAATTTCGCGCTTGAGCGTTCAAAGGTTGTTTATGATCCTGAAAAAACGAATACACAGGATTTTGAACAAAAAATTGAAAAATTAGGCTTTAAAGTAATGAATGAAAAAACGGAATTTGACATTTCCGGGATGACCTGTGCGGCATGTGCCAACAGAATTGAAAAACGGCTTAATAAGATTGATGGAGTGGCGTCGGCAAATGTTAACTTTGCTCTTGAAACAGCGTCGGTTCAGTACGATGACAGCTCAGTGACGCCTAACGATATGGTTGAAACAATTAAAAAGCTGGGATTTAAACTGATACCGAAACAGGAGGAAGAAGCAAAGACAGACCATAAGGAAAAAGAGATTGAAAGGCAGACAGGGAAATTTATTTTTTCTGCTATCCTCACTTTGCCCCTTCTATGGTCAATGGTTACTCACTTTGAATTCACGGCGTTTATTTACATGCCTGATATGTTCATGAATCCGTGGTTACAGCTCGCACTGGCAACGCCTGTCCAGTTCATCGTTGGTGCCCAGTTTTATGTGGGAGCCTATAAAGCATTGAAAAACAAAAGCGCGAATATGGATGTGCTGGTAGCCCTTGGTACGAGTGCGGCTTATTTCTACAGTATTTATCTCGGATGGAGCTGGTATAATGCTGGTGCAACGGGTATGCCGGACCTGTATTTTGAAGCGGCAGCAGTAATTATTACGTTAATCGTGCTTGGTAAACTATTCGAAGTCCGCGCAAAAAGCAGAACAAGCCAGGCTATCCAAAAGCTGCTCGGACTCCAGGCGAAAACCGCGAACATTATACGAAACGGCGAGGAGCTTGTTATCCCGGTGGAAGAAGTGCTGGCTGGAGATACAGTTATCGTGAAGCCTGGGGAAAAAGTTCCGGTAGATGGTGAAGTGATTGAAGGCCGTTCGGCAGTTGATGAGTCCATGCTGACTGGTGAAAGCATCCCGGCTGATAAGGCAGAGGGCGATGAAGTGATTGGGGCTACGATCAATAAAAACGGTGTCCTGAAAATAAAAGCAACTAAAGTAGGGAAAGATACTGCACTTTCACAAATTGTTAAAATTGTGGAAGAAGCACAAGGGTCAAAAGCAGATATTCAGAGGCTCGCAGATAAAGTGTCCGGGATATTTGTCCCGGTTGTTGTGCTGATTGCGATCGCTGTGTTCTTTATCTGGTATTTCGTTGTCGCACCAGGTAATTTCGGAGCAGCGATTATTCCTGTAATCTCCATTCTGGTTATTGCTTGTCCATGTGCTCTTGGCCTGGCAACACCAACTTCCATCATGGCAGGATCCGGGAGGTCTGCTGAGATAGGTGTACTGTTTAAAGGTGGAGAACATCTTGAAAACACACAGGGAATTCAAACTGTAGTACTTGATAAAACAGGAACAGTAACAAAAGGTGAACCTGAACTTACAGATGTCATTCCGGCAGAAGGCTTCCAGAAAGAAGATCTGCTTATGTTCGCGGGAAGCGCAGAGAAAAACTCAGAACATCCTCTGGCGCAGGCAATTGTAAATGGTGTTAAAAATCAGGGAGTAGAGCTTTTCGAATCTGCTGAGTTTGAAGCTATACCCGGGCACGGTATCAAAGCTGTTGTTAATGGCAAAAAAGTACTTGCAGGAACTCGAAAGCTAATGAACCAACATTCGGTTTCCGTATCCGATGCGGAGACAGAGATGGAGAGACTTGAAAGGGAAGGCAAGACTGCTATGCTCATCGCGGTAGATGGAATTTTTGCGGGAGTAGTGGCTGTAGCCGACACCGTCAAAGAAACGTCCAAAACAGCGATTCAGCGGATGCACGATCTGGGGCTTGAAGTTATTATGCTTACCGGGGATAACAAGAGAACCGCAGAAGCGATAGCTGCCCAGGTTGGTGTAGATAAAGTAATAGCGGAAGTTCTCCCTGAACAGAAGAGTGAAGAGATAGTCAAACTTCAGAAACAAGGGAAAAAAGTGGCTATGGTTGGGGACGGCATTAATGACGCTCCGGCGCTGGCAGTGGCTGATATTGGTATGGCAATCGGGACAGGAACAGATGTGGCGATTGAAGCGGCGGATATTACACTGATGCGAGGCGACTTAAACAGTGTTGCTGATGCAATAGAAATGAGCCGGAGAACCATCCGAAACATTAAACAAAATTTATTTTTCGCGTTTCTTTACAATACGTCAGCGATTCCAATCGCTGCAGCTGGACTTCTTGCGCCATGGGTAGCAGGAGCAGCGATGGCATTTAGTTCTGTGTCGGTCGTTCTTAATGCTCTCAGGCTTCAAAAAGTCAAACTGGCAAAGCAGGAGGGATAA
- a CDS encoding metal-sensitive transcriptional regulator, protein MPPEVKEALLKRMSRIEGQVRGIKGMIDRDVYCDDILNQMSAVQSALKAVSRMLLDSHMKTCVLERLKEDDSEVVDEFLKTVSKLMK, encoded by the coding sequence ATGCCCCCTGAAGTGAAAGAAGCATTGCTTAAACGCATGAGCAGAATTGAAGGGCAGGTAAGGGGAATAAAAGGTATGATCGACAGGGACGTATACTGTGACGATATATTAAATCAGATGTCCGCTGTTCAGTCAGCATTAAAAGCTGTTTCCCGGATGCTTCTTGACAGCCACATGAAAACTTGTGTGCTGGAACGGCTGAAGGAGGACGATTCGGAAGTTGTTGATGAATTTTTGAAAACTGTCTCAAAATTGATGAAATAG
- a CDS encoding GNAT family N-acetyltransferase, producing the protein MAVQLRQVTIDNWEECISLKVSSEQKGFVASNMYSLVQSRYDTSYVPLAVYSDNQMVGFVMCGKDPEDGIYWMVRLMIDEKFQGNGYGRESVLKTIELIKGLPDCSPYIITSFVPDNITAAQLYQSVGFQETGEIIDGEKEARYYIQAPVH; encoded by the coding sequence ATGGCAGTTCAGCTTAGACAGGTGACTATCGATAACTGGGAAGAATGCATAAGCCTCAAGGTTAGCAGCGAACAGAAGGGATTTGTAGCTTCCAACATGTACTCTCTCGTCCAGTCCCGTTATGACACGTCTTATGTTCCTTTAGCTGTGTATTCCGATAATCAGATGGTCGGTTTCGTTATGTGCGGCAAGGATCCTGAAGACGGAATATACTGGATGGTCCGCCTTATGATAGATGAAAAATTTCAGGGGAATGGCTATGGAAGGGAATCAGTCCTGAAAACCATCGAATTAATAAAGGGTCTTCCTGACTGCAGTCCGTATATTATTACAAGCTTTGTGCCTGATAATATAACTGCGGCACAGCTTTACCAATCAGTTGGCTTTCAGGAAACAGGGGAGATCATTGACGGTGAAAAAGAAGCGAGATATTATATACAGGCTCCTGTGCATTAA
- a CDS encoding acyl-CoA synthetase MbcS → MQTKDLIAPEYYNLSQEVERFSGESERLAIKWLNEAGQTREYTYNQLIEQMNKFANALVNNGLAKGDRVLLILPRIPVAYFTYLACIKAGLVIIPCSEMLRAKDLSYRINHSEAKAVVAYSEFTTEIDKIEEDIPTLQLKLTVNGDKEGWTSLSQLAEEESGEYDGPETHRDEMAFLPYTSGTTGNPKAVVHTHGWAYSHLQTASKGWLDVNEGDVVWATAAPGWQKWVWSPFLSTMGMGATAFVYNGKFDPDKYLQLLQDNEINVLCCTPTEYRFMAKLENLDDYSLPNLRSTVSAGEPLNRQVIETFKEHYGLDVRDGYGQTENTLLVGTMSGMDIKPGSMGKPTPGNKVDVINEDGEPVEPGEVGDIAVHKSTPALFREYYKDPERTSMAYRGEWYLTGDQAKKDEDGYFWFEGRSDDIIISSGYTIGPFEVEDALMKHTSVRECAVVGSPDEDRGSIVKAFIVLRDPEHESDALVSELQEHVKRLTAPYKYPRKITFVDELPKTTSGKIRRVELRFKEMDKAYE, encoded by the coding sequence ATGCAGACGAAAGATTTAATAGCACCGGAGTATTATAATTTATCCCAGGAAGTGGAAAGGTTCAGCGGGGAGTCTGAACGTCTTGCGATTAAGTGGTTAAATGAAGCCGGACAGACAAGGGAATATACATACAATCAGTTAATTGAACAAATGAACAAGTTTGCGAACGCTTTAGTAAATAACGGACTGGCTAAAGGAGACAGGGTTCTTCTTATTTTACCGCGGATCCCGGTGGCCTATTTTACGTACCTTGCCTGTATAAAAGCTGGACTTGTAATCATACCTTGCTCAGAAATGCTAAGGGCAAAGGACTTGAGTTACCGGATTAACCATTCAGAGGCTAAAGCTGTTGTGGCGTACAGCGAATTTACGACTGAGATAGATAAAATCGAAGAAGATATCCCTACACTTCAGCTGAAGCTAACAGTAAACGGTGATAAAGAAGGGTGGACTTCTCTCAGCCAGCTTGCAGAAGAGGAATCCGGAGAGTATGACGGACCTGAAACTCATCGTGATGAAATGGCGTTCCTGCCTTATACATCCGGGACTACAGGAAATCCGAAAGCTGTAGTACATACCCATGGGTGGGCATATTCCCACCTGCAGACCGCATCAAAAGGCTGGCTTGATGTCAATGAAGGGGATGTCGTCTGGGCCACAGCTGCGCCAGGCTGGCAAAAATGGGTTTGGAGCCCGTTCCTTTCTACTATGGGAATGGGAGCCACAGCGTTTGTTTATAACGGAAAATTCGACCCTGATAAATATTTGCAGCTCCTTCAGGATAATGAAATCAATGTGCTCTGCTGTACGCCGACAGAATACAGGTTTATGGCTAAACTGGAAAACCTTGATGATTATTCCCTTCCAAACCTGAGGAGCACTGTTTCCGCAGGAGAGCCCCTGAACCGCCAGGTGATTGAAACGTTTAAAGAACACTATGGCCTGGATGTGCGGGACGGGTACGGACAGACAGAAAACACGCTCCTCGTCGGGACGATGTCCGGAATGGATATTAAACCTGGGTCCATGGGGAAACCCACCCCGGGTAACAAGGTGGATGTCATCAATGAGGATGGAGAGCCTGTGGAGCCAGGTGAGGTTGGCGATATTGCGGTCCATAAAAGCACGCCTGCCTTGTTCAGAGAATATTACAAAGATCCTGAGCGGACTTCGATGGCCTATCGTGGAGAATGGTATTTAACAGGCGATCAGGCGAAAAAAGATGAAGACGGGTATTTCTGGTTTGAAGGGCGCTCCGATGATATCATCATCAGTTCCGGATATACAATAGGACCATTCGAAGTAGAGGATGCCTTAATGAAACATACTTCTGTAAGGGAGTGTGCAGTTGTAGGCAGCCCCGATGAAGACAGAGGCAGTATCGTCAAAGCTTTTATCGTTCTTCGGGATCCTGAACATGAGTCAGATGCCCTCGTATCTGAACTGCAGGAGCATGTGAAAAGGCTGACGGCACCTTACAAGTATCCGAGAAAAATTACCTTTGTGGATGAACTGCCAAAAACGACTTCCGGAAAAATCAGAAGGGTGGAACTGCGGTTTAAGGAAATGGATAAGGCGTACGAGTAA
- a CDS encoding UvrD-helicase domain-containing protein codes for MKKARFQTVPEGCPAAKIPAAEMAPAADSSSIIKNSYNDAAYFRSLEKAGIFLNEPQIKAVRHFKGPLLTLAGAGSGKTSVLTVRAGYLINIKKVDPGEILLVTFTKKAADEMKERIARLPGITKQSAYKIQTATFHAFFLRLLKSRGYEETILSSERHKQIIIKKLLRKHGMADSFQPETLLAELSAYKMNIVEPEEIPAKSTAEKEMKKVFTEYEELKKKNKQMDFDDILLEAYKLLKHNQTLLAALQKRFQYIMVDEFQDTNKLQYELMKMLARGHQNLFVVGDDDQTIYSFNGARNEFILNFHNEFSEAESVTLNINYRSTASILGLGNEIVKHNKHRKTKTLKAVKESSRRPQYLRPGTPDEEAEWIFQDIKDKVSTGTYTYRDFAILHRAGSNSRAVFEQLTLKGMPFVNHAAGNRTFYEEWPVKEVVSYLRLALDARNFEAMEDVLPTLYIGRDAGMKHINGEEYLQPKKYPLVHLISLPNIKPFQSEQVRERIKFIRELKRQDPLIAVKRIRNDFYDKYLEAQGKESETVHQETIKEGLDELEASAKRFSSVYDFIQFIDEMIEKNKEMIELKKDQEADAVSLMTIHRSKGLEFPVVYLIGASEGILPHSTALDAANMADKPGKDKTGEKLLKAVEEERRLAYVAVTRAMEELYVSSPAYFRGKKAEVSRFLTEAFGLQPKSEQATVRERKNIEQGHQIQMEAKPKEKVVAWICTADNCNAWQRADSYQEQVLKEKLCPLCNSAMGRGHKVV; via the coding sequence ATGAAAAAAGCAAGATTCCAGACTGTTCCGGAAGGCTGCCCGGCAGCGAAGATACCAGCTGCTGAAATGGCTCCGGCAGCAGACAGTTCATCCATTATAAAAAACAGCTACAATGACGCTGCATACTTCAGATCCCTTGAGAAAGCGGGGATCTTTTTAAATGAACCGCAAATTAAAGCGGTCAGGCATTTTAAGGGGCCGCTCCTCACGCTTGCAGGAGCCGGTTCAGGCAAAACATCAGTATTGACAGTGAGAGCCGGTTACCTTATTAACATAAAAAAAGTCGATCCTGGTGAAATCCTGCTGGTTACTTTTACAAAGAAAGCAGCAGATGAGATGAAAGAAAGAATTGCCCGGCTTCCTGGAATTACAAAACAGTCGGCTTATAAAATCCAGACGGCCACCTTTCATGCTTTCTTTTTGAGGCTGCTGAAAAGCCGCGGCTATGAAGAAACGATTCTGAGCAGTGAGAGGCATAAACAGATAATAATTAAAAAATTGCTGAGGAAACACGGCATGGCTGATTCATTCCAGCCGGAGACCCTGCTTGCCGAGCTTTCAGCCTATAAAATGAATATAGTTGAGCCTGAGGAAATTCCGGCGAAATCAACGGCGGAAAAAGAAATGAAGAAAGTTTTCACAGAGTACGAGGAATTAAAAAAGAAAAATAAACAAATGGACTTCGATGATATTCTTTTGGAAGCGTACAAGCTGTTAAAGCATAACCAGACTTTGCTGGCAGCCTTGCAGAAGAGATTTCAATACATTATGGTCGATGAATTCCAGGACACAAATAAGCTGCAGTATGAGTTAATGAAAATGCTCGCGCGGGGTCACCAGAACCTGTTCGTAGTGGGGGACGATGACCAGACGATTTATTCTTTTAATGGGGCAAGGAATGAATTTATTTTAAATTTCCATAATGAGTTTTCAGAAGCTGAGTCTGTGACCCTCAATATCAATTACAGGTCGACGGCCAGTATATTAGGGCTTGGCAACGAAATTGTGAAACATAACAAGCATAGAAAAACGAAAACGCTGAAGGCGGTAAAAGAATCAAGCCGGCGTCCCCAGTATTTGAGGCCTGGAACACCCGATGAAGAAGCCGAATGGATTTTTCAGGACATAAAAGACAAGGTTTCAACTGGCACATACACGTATCGGGATTTTGCCATCCTGCACCGGGCCGGGAGCAACAGCCGGGCGGTATTTGAGCAGCTCACACTAAAGGGGATGCCTTTTGTTAACCACGCTGCAGGCAACAGGACTTTTTATGAGGAGTGGCCGGTAAAAGAGGTTGTAAGTTATTTGCGACTTGCGCTCGATGCGAGGAATTTCGAGGCAATGGAGGATGTGCTACCTACACTGTATATCGGGCGGGACGCTGGGATGAAGCATATTAATGGAGAAGAATATTTGCAGCCGAAAAAATATCCTCTTGTCCATCTCATCTCTCTTCCGAATATTAAGCCATTTCAGTCTGAGCAGGTGAGGGAGCGGATTAAGTTTATCAGAGAGTTAAAAAGGCAGGATCCGTTAATTGCCGTGAAAAGGATCAGAAATGATTTTTATGATAAATATCTTGAAGCTCAAGGGAAGGAAAGCGAAACAGTTCACCAGGAAACGATTAAAGAAGGGCTTGATGAACTTGAAGCTTCTGCAAAGCGTTTCTCTTCAGTGTATGATTTCATTCAATTTATTGATGAGATGATAGAGAAAAACAAAGAAATGATAGAATTAAAAAAAGATCAGGAAGCCGACGCTGTTTCTTTAATGACTATACACCGGTCAAAAGGGCTGGAATTCCCGGTAGTATACCTTATTGGAGCTTCTGAAGGGATACTCCCCCACAGTACGGCTCTTGATGCTGCTAACATGGCAGATAAGCCTGGTAAGGATAAAACAGGGGAAAAGCTGCTGAAGGCAGTGGAGGAGGAGAGAAGGCTTGCCTATGTAGCCGTCACAAGAGCGATGGAAGAACTGTATGTCAGTTCTCCTGCTTATTTTCGCGGCAAGAAAGCCGAGGTTTCCAGGTTTTTGACCGAGGCATTTGGTCTGCAGCCGAAGTCTGAACAAGCTACTGTACGAGAGAGGAAAAACATTGAACAAGGCCATCAGATTCAAATGGAGGCAAAGCCTAAAGAAAAGGTAGTTGCATGGATTTGCACGGCAGATAATTGCAATGCCTGGCAGCGTGCTGACAGCTATCAGGAACAGGTCCTGAAGGAAAAACTTTGCCCCCTTTGCAATTCAGCGATGGGCAGAGGCCATAAGGTTGTCTGA
- a CDS encoding excisionase family DNA-binding protein → MYLTVKEIAEFLELPEPYIENMIYQKKIRAIHDGEQFLVNKSQFDNHMNEMEKYKEMVMEILSQPIPEDIDVRDED, encoded by the coding sequence ATGTATTTAACTGTGAAAGAAATCGCCGAGTTTCTGGAGCTTCCTGAACCTTATATCGAAAACATGATTTATCAGAAAAAGATTCGTGCTATCCATGACGGGGAACAGTTCTTAGTGAACAAAAGCCAGTTTGACAATCACATGAACGAGATGGAGAAGTATAAGGAAATGGTAATGGAGATTCTCAGTCAGCCTATACCGGAAGATATTGATGTGAGAGACGAGGATTAA